The Branchiostoma lanceolatum isolate klBraLanc5 chromosome 1, klBraLanc5.hap2, whole genome shotgun sequence genomic sequence tgttgtaagTTGTTAGGGTTCGGGTCTCCTAGAGGCTTTATTGGAATTGCAGGGGGCGATTTTCAATATCTATTTCAGAATTTGATTAAGAATAACTTTAATAGGGaggggttgacggatcatcatgatttttaatCTGTGGATAGCTTTGAAGATGGCcttatttacatgatatatgaagaaatggtacaatagccttctttgccaaGATGAGACATCCATACATTTGCAGAACTTGTGTTATTGGGGTGGACAAGATGACCAATTGTAacaatctatgcaaatgagaaccttaTTTACATAGTGAAAGAGAAGCATTTGTAAGAcatcactcgaaaaggttaacattatttggcaaaggtatgtgGTCGTCTACGTTAACAAAAAACCCACAAGTGTGCATGTTGAGAGCGCAAacttgaagattttttttccatttttaaaTTCCAAGAATTCCTATGTTATTCTTTGTAGGAGAAACAACCACTGGCTTATACAAGAAGGGTACAaccaaagaaaaggaaaatccAGTTACCGCTGAATTCGCTGGACGATTTCGTGCCTCTGGAAAACATGGAACCAGTGAACGACGTGGCGGGGTTCTTCACAAGCCGCGGGAACGAGTTTTCTGTGTACAGCATCGACTGGGAACAAGAGTCGGTAGTGTTTGTGCGACCAGTGCACGGAACAGATCTTAAAGATCACCCGTTCTTCCGTGAGGTATGTACGAGCATTCCACCTTTATAACATGGCTGTGTTGGCCTTTCGTTGTGTGTGTACAAGCATTTcgcctttatacatgtacagcaactaGGACGTTGGCTTTTTGTGAGGTGCAAATTGCTTTAAAAGCCTTCTAGGTCAATGTAATTCAAGATAAACCGTTGCATCCTTTTTTCTCACAGGCTCAACGAAGGAATGCGGCTGAGATTCTTTCCATTCCGTTTTCACATCTCCAAGATGTTGTCGATGCCATTCGTCCCAAGGTTGCGCATGTGCAGAATGTCTTTGTTTATATGACGGGTAAGAGTGTTGTCGATTTCTGCCAAGAACTCTGAAATCATCAGACGATGTTGCAATACTAATATTCTTAAAATCGTCGCGCGCGTGTCGTACAATATTCCAGTGTCTTGTTATCAAAGGTTCTATCTTAGATCCATGTCGGCAGTTTGTTCTTTCACAGCCTACCTTTATCTTCAGacatcaaaatcgcacgacTTCTTACGACGAATATAACCACGTCTTTGTTAAGACGAAATCCGTACCAGCTTATTAAGTTATTAAGTTATGGCACCCTTCGTTATTGTTTTGGAAACGGtatcatcccaacatcatatttttacaCTGAATGATAAATGTAGCTTAAAGCATACAGGCGTCAATATGAgtccgtgttttttttttcttacaggaaGATGCGGTTCCACCCTCCTTACCCGAGCAGTCGATGCCACTTCAGTCGCTCAAGCGGCCAACGAGCCCGAGATATTTTCCATCATCAGCATGGCAGTGATCCGGTCCAGACGTTCCAGACAGAACCAAGATTTCTCTCTCAACCCCGCCGTGAGCTCGGCCGTCGGGTCAAACGAGGACGACATGGTGAAACTCTTAAGGAATGTCGTCACCCTGCTGAATTATAATCTTCTGATGGCAGATCCTCGTCACCGGGATGTCATCATGTACAAGATGAAATTCGATGTTATTTTGATCGGCGACTTGATGTATCGGGCCTTCCCGTCTGCGAAAAACATTTTCCTATACAGAAACGGGATGGAGTGCCTAGAGTCTTTGATAAGACTGTGGCATCGGAGCAATGTTGTATACTCCCTCGTGCGAGCATTGATAAGGCGTGGCTTGTGGAGGTGGGCACCGATGATACCCGACTACTTCGGATGTTTCGGAGATGACGCAAAATTTACAGAGCATTCTAATGGAAGTGGTGTCTTTTACGCGATGGCCTTGTGGGCTGGCTCGATGCATCGTGCCCTGGAGTTACAGAAGATGCACCCAGAGTACTTCTTCCACTGCCTGCTTTACTACAGCGCCTTGGCGAGAGGAAAGGAGAAGGCACTGCGTTTGCTGCTGAAGAGGCTCGGGCTGAAGTGGAATCCTGCTGAAGATGGGGAAGAAGCggagaagatgaagaagttGTTCGTCCAGGACAGCCAGGCAGGGACATTGCTGTCCGCCAGGTAGGGTGTTCaacatgtgtgtctgtgtcattTGTCGGATTAAGTAACGGATTCGAAACCAAACTGTGTAATTGGCAACTGCCGCTTAATACTAGTTTTGAAATGATGCCTGGCGTAACTCCACTATTCACATCTACCTTTGTAGTGTTTTCTGTATGGTCCTTGCCAGCAATAGAAATCTGTTCACTTCGTTTTCGAAGAAGGCTATTTCCGACAACTATGGTCCAAACATTCCAACACCGCGTCCTTGTTTTCTGTGCAGAACCAAGAAACCTGGTGCGAAGTGGACGAAGCCGTCGCCATCCAGCTGGCTCGGAGACTGGGAACGAGACTACATGTCTAGAGTCTGCAGGGCCACTGGGAACGACATACCGGGCCCTGACTTCATCTTTCCCGACACCATGCTGTAGGGAAAGGCTGTTGTTGACAACTTCTGCAAGTAATGTTGGCTCACGATTTTTACGTGTTTGTAGTCATCGCTAATTTCTTTCGAGCTGAaatatatgtttgtttttgcttgtttgtttaattCATTATTCATGAGAGGCTCAAATCGGTATGCAGGCCGCTAATCTTGTCTCATTGCACATGGAAATAAATCCTTGCTAACTACAGATGACTTTGCGTCACTAGAAGCCCTGGttggcctactctccaagcagaggaattggtccagtttttgacatgttttaagacgtttttgtcgggctttctattctgTCCCGTTTTCTCTATGTCACCTACCCACACTATGCCTTGAGAGTATCGTTGGCCTGCGTTGGCATTGTAGACTGAACACACTTATCTATCCCCATTTTGAAATGATAGCCTACCATGGGAAAATAGGATGCACTTTAATGATATTATCAATAGGAAGCAGTACGACCTTGCCGTTGTTAGTGAAATAGATTTTGgggacgcctcaggggcgagcaaATTGTGGTCAGTCTACAAGAATTCCCATTATTTGATAGGCATTTTTTTCTCGTAGTCTAGCTACGGTCATGGAATTAATGGGCATGCTTACTTCAGGGACTTTATGGTGGTAGAATGTGGGCCATGCAGAGTCCGTGGGACTGTTGATGAGAAAGTAGACCAGTCACATACCAGATGTCATGGCAATGATGTGGCGTGTCCTGTGAAGTATTGGCTTTTTGTGTGATTAAAGGCCGGTGTTCATGTACTATCTCTGCCATGCATTTCAATTTGAAACTAATTACAACGATGTATTTAAAGCATATGGGCTTTCCATGCCCTCGATTAGAAAGGTCATATAGGCCTGTTCTAgcattcaattctttattagTATTAGTATAAAATAATCTCTTGTACCTGTccactttttttgtctttttctgaaTATTTCTCAAACAATGCAAATAGATATCAAATAAACAGTCTGATGATGAGCAAAATGACACATGTATGAGCGATGAACACGCCAATATCatagtttgtttatttacatttaTGCAGACATGATCCACACAAAGGCAACGCTCTAGGCAGTTTCAAATAGTTGCTGTTGCTAGGCGACGAAGAATTCATCATTTCAACAAGTCTGATTAAAACCGTCCGGTTTTCATTATAAAGAATAGACCATAGTCAACTTTGACCGAGTGAACTTGAGGTGTTGGCTGAGACTGAAACAGAGCACTTTCAGAATCAGAACTTATTGAAGAGTACGATGCTTTAGGTTTCAATCACTCGTCAAGATGGATTGTTAGCGCTTCGCACCAACTAGTAATACCCGAAAGTCTTTTATTGTGACCATCAGCCACTGGAACGTTCCCGACAAGCGTAGTGGAACCTATATCTGCCTATAACTTCAAAATCGTGCTAACGTATTATCGTGCGCTACCAGTTATCGTCCAATTTGGCCATGttcacatgtcgaggtgtatctTGCCAAAGCCAGTTCTCaagagcaataaagaacgtcataagtatgatccttagtcatgactccCCTTATATAAAACATagaaacatttggctctgtctcATGTCCATAGTAaaaacacgagatataaaaatATGAAGCTCTGCTCTGAGCTAAGATAGGAGCACTTTATTGGAACCGCTCCTTTGTTTAGCCGACACctacccaaataccaaatatcataaaaatctATTCACagtttgagttatgctgaccacatgaaaacatacaggtgGTATCGAAAACATAttattaaccttcttggcgaagattaGAACGAATTTTCAATCACGGGGAATAGCAACGAGTTCGTAAGGCATTGGGGCCAGTGTAATCCCCATAACGCCTTCAGCAGATGGTCTATCAGTGCCCTTTGGCAGCTCGAAACCGAATCGCTGGAACAGGAAAGTGAACAGCAGAAACACTTCAACCTCAGCCAGTGGTTTACCCAGGCAGGAACGTGAACctgaaatcaacaacaaaattgattTAAGACAGCGTCATTTTTTGTGCAAGAGCATATATTCTAACTAAAAGGAAAAGGCATAAGATACATGTCACACATACCCATAGAAAAGGGCATGAAA encodes the following:
- the LOC136439746 gene encoding uncharacterized protein, with the protein product MTPMPWPTQESDFSGLSLNFDLCPQAHSTAVKTPRQRNNADKRPTKKTDRFCQELIVKGSLPSSSSVGTSDSLAMTEQLTTDVMWGMTAATVVGMAAGAYYLFTRTVQTPWPKEKQPLAYTRRVQPKKRKIQLPLNSLDDFVPLENMEPVNDVAGFFTSRGNEFSVYSIDWEQESVVFVRPVHGTDLKDHPFFREAQRRNAAEILSIPFSHLQDVVDAIRPKVAHVQNVFVYMTGRCGSTLLTRAVDATSVAQAANEPEIFSIISMAVIRSRRSRQNQDFSLNPAVSSAVGSNEDDMVKLLRNVVTLLNYNLLMADPRHRDVIMYKMKFDVILIGDLMYRAFPSAKNIFLYRNGMECLESLIRLWHRSNVVYSLVRALIRRGLWRWAPMIPDYFGCFGDDAKFTEHSNGSGVFYAMALWAGSMHRALELQKMHPEYFFHCLLYYSALARGKEKALRLLLKRLGLKWNPAEDGEEAEKMKKLFVQDSQAGTLLSARTKKPGAKWTKPSPSSWLGDWERDYMSRVCRATGNDIPGPDFIFPDTML